The Primulina tabacum isolate GXHZ01 chromosome 1, ASM2559414v2, whole genome shotgun sequence genome contains the following window.
TCATAGAGCCTATAATTTTGGAAATGCCAGGCACTGTGGGTCTAGAAGTTATGGGTTCAGTCAACCCACAGTTAAATTGGAAGATTGTGACGAAAGGAAGACGTTCCAGAACGTCAGTAGCAAGAAGGAAGGTACTTTGTCAAATCTATTATTTACCATGATTTTTTCCTAGTCTGATACACCTTCTATTTACTAAGAGGTATGCATATGTTAAATGTGGCAGTTGAGCGCAGCTGTTTCTGGACAACCAACCTCTGGAAAAACTGAGCACTGTGCCAATAAAGAAAAGGAGACATTTGCTTCGATCTCCATCACCTCAGCCTCGAACCCTTTCTATATGTCGTCAAGATTCTTCCTCTCAACCATATTCTTCTTCCCCACCTTTTGAAGATGACTATGCATATTCGAGTCAATTCTCAGTTCTGAGGCCTGCGAGCTCATATTCCAACTGGAAATCAAGAGATGGATCATCTGCAATAAAATTCGGTGAAGGGTTTGATTATGAAATTCTCTCTGCACAAGTAGTAGGGGAACATAATTATGTGGGAGACTTCTCAGGTATAGAACTTCTTGCAGCCGCTGCTAGCATGGATGATGATACAGATACTGCATGTAAACAGGATCTTGTCGTAGAAAATTCTTTAATACCAAAAAGCTCTGAAACATCCATTCTTGACACACAATTTAAACAAGATTCAGAATGTAACAAGTCCTTGAGCAATGAGATAGTGCTTGAAGATGACACCGACTGCTCTATAATTCGGAACAACCTGGAATCTGCTGCTCAAAGTCTGCTTGGATGTACTGATTCTTTGAAAGTGGACCGCAGGCACTGGAATTTGAACACTTTGATGGATGCTTGGGATGAACCATGTAAGGTTACAATTGCTGGAAAAACCTCAACAGGATGCTGCTAATAATGATATGCATGTGGAAGAAGGAAGACGGGGAGGTTCAGAATGCCAGATACTCTGTAGTCCAGTTGTGGCAGAGGACAAGTTTTCTGATCTTGAAGTAGAAGAAGATAAGTTGATAGCAGTATCAGCTCTTGGAACGTGTATTGAGTCGTTCACTTTGGGGGAAACTTTATGGCAACCAGGCAATATTTGTTATTCTAATGTGACTACAAAGACTTCTGACCACGATACTGATAAAAAGGTTGAGTATCCATCTGCTTCTGTTGAAAAGATTGATTCACCTGCTGCTTTGGTTCAAAAGGTTGTTTCACCGGCAACTTCTGCTCTGATAATCAATTCACATATTGCTTTTGTTGAAAACGTGGATTTGAAGAGTGATTTGTCTGAAAAGATAGATTCCTCTCCTCCTTCAGCTGAGAACACTGATTCACACACGTCTTCTTCTGAGAAAGTCGATTCGCATGTGGCTTCTGCTGAAAAGTTCGATTGGTGTGTGGCTTCTGCAGAAAAGATTGATTCATATACGGCTTCTGCAGAAAAGACTGATTCACATATTGCTTCTGCAGGAAAGATTGAGTTGGATATGTCTTCTACTGGAAAGATTGATTCAACTGTTGATGCTCAGATACATTCAGATGTATGTTTATATAATCATGGTCATGTGGTTGATAGTGACGACTTGCCTAGGTCTCAGGAAGGTCATGATTCTCCGTATGAAGATGGAGAGCTGAGGGGGTCATTTTTGTACCCCTGGGAGGACAATGAATTGGAAAATAAACATGTTGATTATGAATCTGATGGAAGACATGGAGATAGTTCTGATGCAGGTGATTTACCGGGGTCTGAGATAGTCGATGGCGGTTCTGAGGGATCTCACAGCAGTGTGAGAAAAAGTTTGTTAGCAAAAAGATTTCTGGGAAGAAATGAGAGTAATTGTAGATCATTCAAACATTCGTATATGCATTTTATGGAAGATGAATCCGAGAATAACGATCGTGGTGGAAAGAATGAATCGGATATTGACCTAGTTATTAGTGGAAATGACAATCAGAGAAGATTCTCAGATCAAACAGATGCAATTGATGATACTGTGGCACATATGGACAAATACTTGTTAAGGACTATACAGGGTAAGGTTCAATCTTGTAGCAAAGGTCGGTCATCCTTGGATGCATTTAATGGGAAGGATATTTTCGTTTTTCAACAATGCAGGTAATTAATGTGTTCACGTAATTCGTTTACCTTTTTAAGGTTCATACACCTCTAATTGTTTGTATATTTGTCTTGCATCTTCTTGGAGGAACTACTTTGAATTATTTAGTTCTCATAGTGTTTTTATTGTGATATATTTAGATCTCGACGTCTTGGTGGTTCAGATTCTCACCCTGAAAGGGATATGGGGCCCTACAAATATTTGAGCAGGTATAGGCATGCTATTCACGGAAATGAAAAAGGTGGAGCAGAGCAGTGGACATACTGGGGTTCAAAAAGCCGTTACACTTCAAGTTATCAAGGTTTTGAGGGTCGTAACCTCAACAGGCCGAGACGAATAACTGGGGACTTAGTAGATAAGTCTGGCGGGGTGGAATTTGACCATAAAAGACAGAATTCTAATTATTTGTCAAAAGGTTACTTGCGTAGGCCCTTAGTTAGAAGTTCACCTGTGGACAGAGGTGATCGTTTTGTTGTGCACAGAAGGATGCCGCTAACTCGAGGTATTAAGGAGAATTATCCACAAGGTGTTGGTAAGAAATACGAGCCTCTACCTGATGATGCTTCCAAATCTGTTCGCCTGTCACCTTATTTATCGAGAAGGGAAAGAAGTTTTTCTCCCAGTTCTGGTAGAGGCGTTCATATTCCTTTAACACGCAGAAGATCTCGGTCAAGATCGAGAACACGTTCCCCAATAGCCTGGCATTCTAATAAAGGACGGGAAATGGGTAGTAGAAGGCACATCAGATCTCCAGATTTTAGGTCTGAGGCGAGGATGGATAGAACGAAGTTTCCGAGTTCGAATTCCACTTTTACATCAGATTATCGTGAGGGTTACTTGTCCCCACCGAGGGGCCGTTTCTCCCCACAACACAACGGCCGATGGTTCGATGATCTTGATTTTGCAGACAACCATTTAAGATGGCGGAGATCACCGGTCAGATTATTTCGACGCTCTCAAAAGTTTGATGCTATCGGTTCTTCAGGTCGACTAAAATCAGAAGGCTATTTTAAACCCGCAATTCGCCCGGGAAGATTCTCCTTGGCTAATGATGGCAGGGAAGGTAAATTTGAGACCGACTATGAGCATAGAAGGCATGATGACCGAGGTGAGGTGATGCATCGAAGACGGGATGCTGATGATGGTGGAAATTCGAGGCGGTTTCGGCAACCTGCAGAAGCTGATGTCATCGAGATGCCCAACTTGAATAACAAGGATGATGCCCGAGGTACTGACCCAAGTAATGTGCCTCAGAGATAGAATAACGAGGATAAGGGAACATTTCAAATAATCTGACCTGCTATATTCTCTTTCGAGATGGAGAAGAGAGTGGTTATATACATATAATGTATATATGACTAGGAGCATTGATGTAGAAGAGAAACGGCGATTGAATTCGAGTGTTCATTTGTTCATTTCCTCTCGAGGTCGATAATTTGTGCTAGATAGTATTCGTGTTCCTGTTGGTTTTGTTTTGCCCTTTCCTTTTTAACATGggtatttttttttactaatttATTTTACTGATTTCTTTCTTGATGATCCAATACATGGAGAGATGGGAGCTTGTTTGAGTTTAAGCTGCTGATGAGGTCAGTGTAGTGACTGTTTGTGGAATCCAGTCTGATGTTTATGGTTTGGAAGAGTGAAATCTATGAGAAGAAAAAGCTGCCATGGGTGAGGCCAACCCATGGGTGCGGTTTGTTGGCCAAACCAACTCGTTATCATTCTTTTTCGTCTTGTACAATATATTTCTAGAATTGATGGTGAATCTTTCGTAGCAGTAGATATcgttatttattgaatttgtCACTTACCTCCgataaatacaaaaaatataataacaaagGGAGATAAAAGTGTCAAATTCATTGGAAGATAATTGCCAAATTCCATTATTATATAGATAGATATTAATTGCTAAAAAAAACCCGATATCGAAATATTGCAATCAATACAAGTTTTCGACCAtatatgtaacgtaccgtacttttactactcaaaatttgcggaagaaattaaaatttttcttaaataaacgtgaacattcaaaatttgcttaaaataaataaactgtaCGCCTCACAAGTTGTTGCAACAACAGATTTGAAAGTTAAGGTTTGACAAAAGTgttcaatattttcataaagcttaaaacatggcggtcctcgggtttagcctcccgctcagtccaagcctgctcctcggTCCCCACCTTCggtctcctcataaacatcctcacatgcatcgatcaagtctagtgagtctaaagactcaacacgtataaactggaagtaacgcgtagtacataataaaagcacatgcaactttaaaataggacatacatactgaaaacttgaacttgcataataaaattgaacatacgtacatacatacttagacgtgccatcaacataaatttttcttaaacgtgcttgtatacatgaacatacttgaacatacataacttcatcattttgcgtagaggatgtttcaaagcaagtgacccataacataattcgcatgatcagactaaaccacagtactgggatgacatggacgtatccactgccacatacatgagatccccgttcataatttaacgggttgattggtccacgttcatgatttaacgctatccaatcacgatctaaacccgttcataatttaacggggtggagaggtcctcggccacgttcaccgacttccaaactcattcataatttggtcacaagacatttagcatacctcaaaaagacttgaaatattttcttttgcacgtcaacatacttacttggcgttgatggattcgttggacttcgattggggccgttgctgcacatactaatcatgaatttacatgcttaacttgcataacttagacgtaggtaatcATGCTTACTTACGAGTTcattcaattccttaggacgttctaaaattcccatgacccgaccttgtaaatcatcgtactaaaccatgacatcaaaccccgaacatgctatataaaatttttcccaaagtatgaaggacacggaccccgtgcctaggtccgggtaagggtccgtgtTCGTGCGCTAAAATGTGTCGTGCAGAAGgaggaaggcacggaccccgtgtctagGTCCGTGTAAGCGTCCGTGTGTGTGCGCATATTGACAGCGAAAATaatacaaaggcacggaccccgtgctctggTCCGTGTAGAGGTCCGTGTCCGTGCGCAAAAATGACGATCAAGAATAgacaaagacacggaccccgtgccagggtccgtgttcgGGTCCGTGTATTCTCGTTGGACGCGAACTCACGAAAATCCTGTACGTGTCATGCTTAACATTCTAGACTCGTTTGTACGGACCAAgaaccgacacctcgagacacaTCCTAACATGCCAAAACATCGAACCAATTACATACAAGCACCGAATGCAACAACgttcaccctacgacacatacaattcaaaaacgtggcaattgacaccaaatcggttcctacgacttctagtgtATTCGAGTGCCTAACAACACCGAACGacatgtcaaataacaacccaacatcatactaatcatacctagacgcagcaacgatcacccgtcgattcccaacgaaacctgcaacaataaaatctcaaaaacgCATCaacacataattttctgaaaaacgaagTTTGAGTAGTCCCACaaaaaacgtcataactcaatcaatttttatccaaatatttcgaattttatatcaaatcgaatgtatcaaaaaattctacaattttaacgttgaaagttttctcagaatccCGACCgaaaaatatcagttttcaaaaGAACAGCAAAAAAGGGATTTGAGATCTAAacttatttcaaaactgatccaaatcGTTTTTCGCTCAAACAACGAACGTCAcccatgaatttttacacataaataacaacgcaacacataatatgacgagatcgatgcagaaataacagaatatacgtgccttttgatatttaaaataccgtaacgacgataccgaagcggagacggagtgagggtcgatccgggacgaacgtggcgctaaaattCTTGAAGAAAACCAACGAAAACTCGCTAGGAAATATATAGGGATGAGGTGGCTGCTTCTAGGAGCAAGAACCCTAGTAATTCTCCTCTCAAAAGTAATAAAAACTGAATGaaataagtgtgtgtgtgttttgatCGGTTctaggtgtgtgtaaaagtgtgtgtgtgtgagattagtaatttagggaaaaattgcttaattaaataataaataaaactatttaaaatactaacactcTTAATTAAATCCCCTTATAAAATTAACATACTCAAAGtgctaactttaaaagtttcaaactcTAAAATTACTGAGTAAataaaattaggctttaaaatattaccaacttaataaattagttaaaatgccccaacctcaacttaaagtaaaataccacattttaaattgccaaaatcgtcaccggtcttttcctcgatcccgcctcgagtaatcgcctgaaacatgactcgaaaaacattttaacgtgcatcacataaacataattaatttaaaataatgcatttaaataaatcatgcatggctaaaaactcaatttaaacttaaataaatgctttaataattaaataaatgcatgagttatacgtgtactgaatctGGGCACTACAATATATCTAGTTTCCATCTTTCGCACGACAGTGATTCAGAAGATCTATACCCGAGTAACGAGAGTTCAGTGTCACGGACCCATTTCGGGAGTGAGCGTCATGGAGCCGTGATGCACTCGCAGTCTCGCTCTCATACAAACAC
Protein-coding sequences here:
- the LOC142539950 gene encoding uncharacterized protein LOC142539950, which translates into the protein MLGMNHVRLQLLEKPQQDAANNDMHVEEGRRGGSECQILCSPVVAEDKFSDLEVEEDKLIAVSALGTCIESFTLGETLWQPGNICYSNVTTKTSDHDTDKKVEYPSASVEKIDSPAALVQKVVSPATSALIINSHIAFVENVDLKSDLSEKIDSSPPSAENTDSHTSSSEKVDSHVASAEKFDWCVASAEKIDSYTASAEKTDSHIASAGKIELDMSSTGKIDSTVDAQIHSDVCLYNHGHVVDSDDLPRSQEGHDSPYEDGELRGSFLYPWEDNELENKHVDYESDGRHGDSSDAGDLPGSEIVDGGSEGSHSSVRKSLLAKRFLGRNESNCRSFKHSYMHFMEDESENNDRGGKNESDIDLVISGNDNQRRFSDQTDAIDDTVAHMDKYLLRTIQGKVQSCSKGRSSLDAFNGKDIFVFQQCRSRRLGGSDSHPERDMGPYKYLSRYRHAIHGNEKGGAEQWTYWGSKSRYTSSYQGFEGRNLNRPRRITGDLVDKSGGVEFDHKRQNSNYLSKGYLRRPLVRSSPVDRGDRFVVHRRMPLTRGIKENYPQGVGKKYEPLPDDASKSVRLSPYLSRRERSFSPSSGRGVHIPLTRRRSRSRSRTRSPIAWHSNKGREMGSRRHIRSPDFRSEARMDRTKFPSSNSTFTSDYREGYLSPPRGRFSPQHNGRWFDDLDFADNHLRWRRSPVRLFRRSQKFDAIGSSGRLKSEGYFKPAIRPGRFSLANDGREGKFETDYEHRRHDDRGEVMHRRRDADDGGNSRRFRQPAEADVIEMPNLNNKDDARGTDPSNVPQR